From one Actinomycetes bacterium genomic stretch:
- the mrdA gene encoding penicillin-binding protein 2, which translates to MDSRAGKRLKAVIYFLAAAMVVLVLRLYYLQVMSGEVLAQEAQENIIRSQTVAAPRGNIYDRNGELLVKSVPVQAVAVEPRSVLASEDTLKFLSSNLEIGYDQLVKKLQETNISYLERIILAQDIDNETLIVFKENLENLPGVEIIDVFKREYNFDFLASHILGYTGEIDEEKLSSEQYKDKYEGGDQIGISGIEQYYEPVLKGVKGKVTYEVDPLGRPVSTVEKIDYIPGNDIYLTLDIELQRKVEEYLHQAIEDIRLKEVEKGSEETFKVTGGSVVILEADTGEVLSMASYPTYDPEVFIGGISSRDWAYLNDPENVYPLNNRSVMGYPPGSVFKIVTSYAGLAEEVIDENSRVTCTGTWYGLGRSFPKLCWNRSGHGSLNIYGGIKNSCDSFFYEIGLRLFSKHNNEEELLQKYSRLFGFGSKTGVDLPYEDAGVVPDREWKKEYFKGQVEKTVWYPGDTVNMSIGQGDLLVSPLQLAQSYMILANRGSYQEVHLLKDIKDYTGDAFLNVDTNLDRTIELNENYVDMIETGLDLVVSEGTAAYRFLGFPLDRIPIAGKTGTAEFAGRQDFAWFASYAPLDNPKYVVVAMLEEAGGGSSAAAPLVKDIYSYLFNLDNGDA; encoded by the coding sequence TTGGATTCAAGAGCAGGGAAGAGGCTTAAAGCAGTAATATATTTTTTGGCAGCAGCAATGGTGGTGCTGGTGTTGAGGCTTTATTACCTGCAGGTTATGAGCGGAGAGGTTCTGGCCCAGGAGGCCCAGGAAAACATTATAAGGTCCCAGACTGTTGCTGCCCCCAGGGGTAATATATATGACCGTAACGGTGAACTGCTGGTTAAAAGTGTACCGGTGCAGGCAGTAGCGGTAGAGCCCAGGTCAGTCCTGGCCAGCGAGGATACCCTGAAGTTTCTGAGTTCCAACCTGGAAATCGGCTACGACCAGCTGGTTAAGAAGCTGCAGGAAACCAATATATCCTATCTGGAAAGAATCATCCTGGCCCAGGATATTGATAATGAAACCCTGATTGTATTTAAGGAAAATCTGGAGAATCTCCCCGGGGTAGAAATTATTGATGTATTTAAAAGGGAATATAATTTTGATTTTCTGGCATCCCATATACTGGGCTATACCGGTGAAATTGATGAAGAAAAATTATCCTCCGAGCAGTATAAGGATAAATATGAAGGCGGAGACCAGATAGGCATCAGCGGCATTGAGCAGTACTATGAACCGGTTCTTAAAGGGGTAAAGGGCAAGGTTACCTATGAGGTTGATCCTCTGGGCAGGCCGGTCAGCACTGTGGAAAAAATTGATTATATACCCGGAAATGATATTTACCTTACCCTGGATATAGAATTACAGCGCAAGGTAGAGGAATACCTGCACCAGGCTATTGAGGACATAAGGCTTAAGGAAGTAGAGAAAGGTTCTGAAGAAACTTTCAAGGTAACCGGCGGGTCGGTAGTGATTCTGGAGGCGGACACCGGGGAAGTGCTGTCTATGGCCAGTTACCCCACTTATGATCCGGAAGTATTTATAGGGGGAATATCCAGCCGCGATTGGGCTTATCTTAATGACCCTGAAAATGTCTACCCCTTAAATAACCGCTCGGTTATGGGTTATCCTCCGGGTTCAGTATTTAAGATAGTTACCTCCTATGCCGGACTGGCAGAGGAGGTAATAGATGAAAACAGCAGGGTTACCTGTACCGGAACCTGGTATGGTCTGGGAAGGAGCTTTCCCAAACTTTGCTGGAATAGGAGCGGGCATGGAAGCCTAAATATTTACGGAGGGATTAAAAATTCATGTGACAGTTTTTTTTATGAAATCGGCCTGCGATTATTTTCCAAACACAATAATGAAGAAGAGCTGCTTCAAAAATATTCCAGGCTTTTTGGGTTTGGTTCCAAGACCGGCGTAGACCTGCCCTATGAAGATGCGGGAGTAGTTCCGGACCGGGAGTGGAAGAAAGAATATTTTAAGGGTCAGGTGGAAAAAACGGTATGGTACCCCGGGGATACGGTTAACATGTCTATCGGCCAGGGGGATTTGCTGGTATCTCCGCTGCAGTTGGCCCAGTCTTATATGATACTGGCCAACCGGGGAAGTTATCAGGAGGTACACCTGTTGAAGGACATCAAGGATTATACCGGAGATGCTTTCCTTAATGTGGATACCAACCTTGACCGTACCATAGAATTAAATGAAAATTATGTGGATATGATAGAAACAGGTTTGGATCTGGTAGTAAGTGAGGGTACGGCAGCTTACCGGTTTTTAGGCTTTCCTTTGGACCGGATCCCTATTGCCGGAAAAACCGGAACTGCTGAATTTGCCGGCAGGCAGGATTTTGCATGGTTTGCCAGCTATGCCCCCCTGGATAACCCCAAATATGTGGTGGTAGCCATGCTGGAGGAAGCAGGCGGAGGATCCAGCGCTGCGGCACCTCTGGTCAAAGATATTTATAGTTATTTATTTAACCTGGATAATGGCGATGCTTGA
- a CDS encoding zinc ribbon domain-containing protein — protein sequence MDLFEYLNNIIAFFKLPIWGYLIRGIIFILIIIWLAFVYWTYRDARLRNTSAIFWAVVVLVLNYLGLIIYLILRPPEYIDDVLERELEIRKMDRQLSSEVSRCPACSKQVKDDFLICPYCRKKLKNSCINCGKPLELDWKVCPYCKISQ from the coding sequence ATGGACTTATTTGAGTATCTCAATAATATAATTGCTTTTTTTAAGCTTCCTATATGGGGTTACCTTATAAGGGGGATCATATTTATATTAATTATTATATGGCTGGCTTTTGTTTACTGGACTTACCGGGATGCCAGGCTTCGAAATACCAGTGCCATTTTCTGGGCAGTGGTGGTGCTGGTTCTCAATTATCTGGGCCTAATCATTTATTTGATCCTCAGGCCGCCCGAGTATATTGACGATGTGCTGGAGAGAGAGCTGGAAATAAGGAAAATGGACAGACAGTTAAGTTCGGAAGTCAGCAGGTGCCCGGCCTGCAGCAAACAGGTAAAGGATGATTTCCTTATATGTCCCTACTGCCGGAAGAAGCTTAAAAATTCATGCATAAATTGCGGCAAACCTCTAGAGCTTGATTGGAAGGTATGTCCGTATTGTAAAATATCACAATAA
- a CDS encoding Maf family protein has protein sequence MWEEENKKIILASTSPRRQSILKIMGLKFDIIKPEGVEEKNSGNPYRAVEDNSESKARFAAEKIKGRKGIVCGFDTLVYFAGSFLGKPAHQEQAAQFLEKLSGRTHKVLTGVCMIDMESGQKRTGSEITTVEFRKLGPVEINSYLKSEQVLDKAGAYNIGGRGALLVKRIEGCFYNVMGLPVARFIDMLKDMNYNILGER, from the coding sequence ATGTGGGAAGAAGAAAATAAAAAAATAATACTGGCTTCCACCTCGCCCCGGCGGCAGTCCATTCTGAAGATAATGGGTTTAAAGTTTGATATAATAAAACCTGAAGGGGTAGAGGAAAAAAATTCCGGCAATCCTTACCGGGCGGTAGAGGACAACAGCGAGAGCAAAGCCCGTTTTGCGGCAGAGAAGATAAAGGGCAGGAAGGGTATAGTCTGTGGATTTGATACTCTGGTATATTTTGCCGGAAGCTTTTTGGGTAAACCTGCCCACCAGGAGCAGGCGGCCCAGTTTCTGGAAAAATTAAGCGGGCGTACCCATAAGGTATTAACCGGGGTATGCATGATAGATATGGAAAGCGGTCAGAAGAGGACTGGTTCGGAAATAACTACAGTGGAATTCCGCAAGCTGGGGCCGGTGGAAATAAACAGCTATCTAAAATCCGAACAGGTGCTGGATAAGGCAGGAGCTTATAATATAGGAGGCCGGGGAGCCTTGCTGGTTAAAAGAATAGAAGGCTGCTTTTATAATGTTATGGGCCTTCCGGTGGCCAGGTTTATAGATATGTTAAAGGATATGAATTATAATATCTTAGGTGAAAGATAA
- a CDS encoding DUF4321 domain-containing protein gives MGKRRGKIVFLIVLAGGVIGAILGHVLRETIPILDKGLKVGTDSLSLNLYLFDVSFSIHVNVTLGAIIGILLAFLLADVGRRK, from the coding sequence ATGGGAAAGAGAAGAGGAAAAATAGTATTTTTAATAGTGCTGGCTGGTGGAGTAATAGGGGCCATATTGGGACACGTTTTGAGGGAAACCATACCTATACTGGATAAGGGCCTTAAGGTGGGTACCGATTCCCTGAGCCTGAATCTCTACCTGTTTGATGTTAGCTTTAGCATTCATGTTAATGTAACTCTGGGTGCTATTATTGGAATATTGCTGGCCTTTTTATTGGCAGATGTGGGAAGAAGAAAATAA
- the ndk gene encoding nucleoside-diphosphate kinase yields the protein MKKEKTLIIIKPDAVRKKLIGEIISRFEKAGFLIEKLKMMEVEKKLACSHYAEHEGRPYFDRLINYVTSYKCVVMVVSRVDAIVRARKLMGCTDSTKAEKGTIRGDYGEDVTINVIHGSDSVKSAEREIKLFFG from the coding sequence ATGAAAAAGGAAAAAACCCTGATTATTATCAAACCTGATGCGGTAAGGAAAAAACTGATAGGAGAGATAATTTCCCGGTTTGAAAAGGCGGGGTTTTTGATAGAGAAACTCAAGATGATGGAAGTGGAAAAAAAGCTGGCTTGTTCTCATTATGCAGAACATGAGGGGAGACCTTATTTCGACAGGCTGATTAATTATGTAACTTCGTATAAATGTGTGGTTATGGTGGTAAGCAGGGTGGATGCCATCGTCAGGGCCAGGAAACTGATGGGTTGTACTGATTCAACCAAGGCAGAAAAGGGAACCATAAGGGGTGACTATGGAGAAGATGTTACCATAAATGTGATTCATGGCTCGGATTCGGTGAAGAGCGCGGAGAGAGAAATTAAATTGTTTTTTGGTTAA
- the rodA gene encoding rod shape-determining protein RodA — protein sequence MLEFEEKQLNKMENRKILKFDIILFLTVLALSCFGLLIIYSATRYSLPGGITDPAYFLKKQAYFVAAGFIIFWVMQLIDYRKYRNWWAAIFILNLALLGVVLAFGYEVNGSKSWIDLGFSSFQTSEISKVLMVLAVAAVFSRRKSEKENRVGFKKVMLSMVVALSCIGMVILQNDLGTALIFFLTYVGMLFISGANLLYLIGLLGASAGGVAIGVSTGIIKEYQLDRILVFIKPDIQTGGVGYNLYQSKLAIGSGEIWGKGLFLGKQTNLSYVPEHQTDFIFSVIGEEMGFVGGFLVIIALAVVVWRCLIVANHATDHFGRLIASGVAFILLSQIIINIGMTMGIMPIIGIPLPFLSYGGSNLVSLFIGIAMVENVYMRRELRKYHQIAYEEFD from the coding sequence ATGCTTGAGTTTGAAGAAAAACAATTAAATAAAATGGAAAACAGGAAGATATTGAAGTTTGATATTATCCTCTTTTTGACCGTGCTTGCCCTTTCCTGTTTCGGGCTGTTAATAATTTATTCTGCTACCCGGTACAGCCTTCCGGGAGGGATAACTGATCCGGCATACTTCTTAAAAAAGCAGGCCTACTTCGTAGCTGCCGGTTTTATTATATTCTGGGTGATGCAGCTGATAGATTACAGAAAATACAGGAATTGGTGGGCAGCCATATTCATACTTAATCTTGCTTTACTGGGGGTAGTGCTGGCCTTCGGATATGAAGTCAACGGTTCCAAGAGCTGGATAGATCTGGGTTTTTCCTCTTTCCAGACTTCAGAGATATCCAAGGTGCTTATGGTGCTGGCTGTAGCTGCGGTTTTTTCCAGGCGCAAAAGCGAAAAAGAAAACAGGGTGGGCTTTAAGAAAGTCATGCTGTCTATGGTAGTGGCGCTATCCTGTATAGGCATGGTAATACTTCAAAATGATCTGGGAACTGCCCTGATTTTTTTCTTAACTTATGTGGGAATGCTGTTTATATCGGGAGCCAATCTCTTATACCTTATAGGATTGCTGGGGGCAAGTGCCGGAGGAGTTGCTATAGGGGTAAGCACGGGGATTATAAAGGAGTATCAGCTGGACAGGATCCTGGTATTTATAAAGCCGGACATACAGACTGGCGGAGTAGGCTACAATCTTTACCAGTCAAAACTGGCTATAGGGTCCGGGGAGATATGGGGCAAGGGACTTTTTCTGGGCAAGCAGACTAACCTGAGCTATGTTCCCGAACACCAGACTGATTTTATATTCTCGGTTATTGGAGAAGAGATGGGATTTGTGGGAGGATTTCTGGTAATAATAGCCCTGGCGGTAGTGGTTTGGCGGTGCCTGATTGTTGCCAATCATGCTACTGACCATTTTGGGCGGCTGATTGCCTCGGGGGTTGCCTTTATACTGCTGTCCCAGATAATAATCAACATCGGAATGACTATGGGCATAATGCCCATTATAGGTATTCCCCTGCCTTTCTTAAGCTACGGCGGAAGCAACCTGGTCAGCCTGTTTATAGGAATAGCTATGGTAGAAAATGTGTATATGCGCAGGGAATTAAGAAAGTATCACCAAATAGCATATGAGGAATTTGATTAA
- the mreD gene encoding rod shape-determining protein MreD produces MKIFTKIIHFIMVILALLVQVTFAEQLKFYSINLDLLMICIISVAVVDGYYYGIIYGFVFGLLLDFMAGNIVGINALIYALNAFIAARLVEMGIKRRLPVLLLIVFCITEVNLVMEAMLHYLFNYGLDIVQLGKEMIIKPIYSILLLLLIFPLFNLGQQKRWIFGFKSREEA; encoded by the coding sequence ATGAAGATTTTTACCAAAATCATTCATTTTATAATGGTAATCCTGGCCCTTCTGGTGCAGGTTACTTTTGCCGAGCAGCTGAAATTTTATTCCATAAATCTGGATCTTTTGATGATCTGCATAATTAGTGTGGCTGTTGTGGATGGTTACTATTACGGGATAATTTATGGCTTTGTATTTGGGCTCCTGCTGGATTTTATGGCTGGCAATATTGTGGGCATTAATGCTTTAATTTATGCGCTTAATGCTTTTATAGCCGCCCGGCTGGTGGAGATGGGCATAAAGAGGAGGCTCCCGGTGCTGTTGCTTATTGTGTTCTGTATAACCGAGGTGAATCTGGTTATGGAAGCCATGCTGCACTATTTGTTTAATTACGGACTGGATATTGTGCAGCTGGGTAAGGAAATGATAATAAAACCAATTTATAGCATACTTTTGCTATTGTTAATTTTCCCCCTGTTTAATCTGGGGCAACAAAAGAGGTGGATTTTTGGATTCAAGAGCAGGGAAGAGGCTTAA
- a CDS encoding rod shape-determining protein gives MFEFFLNVIGKDMGIDLGTANTLVYVKGKGVVLDEPSIVAIDKNNSRILAVGKEAKRMVGRTPSHIVAIRPLRDGVIADFETTEKMLRYFIQRVHKNIGIARPRIVICVPSGITPVEKKAVVEATEQAGARAAYIIEEPLAAAIGAGLPIDEPTGSMIVDIGGGTSEVAVISLGGIVVSQSLRIGGNEMDEDITYYLKKEHNLLLGERTAEKLKMEIGSAFPLENEEKMEVNGRDLVTGLPKTIIVTSQQIRKALEKAVNDIVNAVIEVLDSTPPELSSDIMKRGIVLTGGGSMLKGLTERISRETHCPVYQAENPLASVAIGAGKCVEDFSRLKQYLKYSKP, from the coding sequence ATGTTTGAATTCTTTCTTAATGTAATAGGAAAAGATATGGGAATTGACCTGGGTACAGCCAACACCCTGGTCTATGTTAAGGGCAAGGGAGTAGTGCTGGATGAGCCATCCATAGTGGCCATAGATAAAAACAATTCCCGCATACTGGCAGTAGGCAAGGAAGCAAAGAGAATGGTGGGAAGGACCCCCAGCCATATAGTGGCTATCCGGCCCTTAAGGGACGGGGTAATTGCTGACTTTGAGACCACGGAAAAAATGTTAAGGTATTTTATACAGAGAGTGCATAAAAATATTGGAATAGCCAGGCCCAGGATAGTAATTTGCGTGCCTTCCGGTATTACTCCGGTAGAAAAGAAGGCGGTAGTGGAAGCTACCGAACAGGCTGGTGCCAGAGCTGCTTATATCATAGAAGAGCCCCTGGCGGCAGCCATAGGGGCAGGATTGCCCATAGATGAGCCCACCGGGAGCATGATAGTAGATATTGGTGGAGGAACTTCGGAGGTGGCAGTTATTTCCCTGGGGGGCATAGTGGTGAGCCAGTCTCTTAGGATTGGTGGAAATGAAATGGATGAAGATATAACCTATTACCTTAAGAAAGAGCACAATCTCCTGTTAGGGGAAAGAACGGCAGAGAAGCTCAAGATGGAAATAGGCTCCGCCTTTCCTCTGGAAAACGAAGAGAAGATGGAGGTAAACGGCAGGGATCTGGTAACCGGGCTGCCCAAGACTATCATAGTTACCAGCCAGCAGATAAGGAAGGCTCTGGAGAAAGCGGTAAATGATATAGTAAATGCGGTTATCGAGGTTTTAGACAGTACTCCTCCCGAGCTATCCTCTGATATTATGAAAAGGGGTATTGTGCTTACCGGAGGTGGTTCAATGCTTAAAGGCCTTACCGAGAGGATAAGCAGGGAGACCCATTGCCCCGTATACCAGGCTGAGAATCCCCTGGCATCGGTAGCTATAGGTGCTGGTAAATGCGTTGAAGATTTTTCCAGGCTCAAACAGTACCTTAAGTATTCAAAACCATAA
- the mreC gene encoding rod shape-determining protein MreC, with amino-acid sequence MGFFNKRFRNIIVLGIIIILCIIVATASFRDSGFIKSGKVAVTDFFIPIQEKLFTFFSPVAGFFNSIRDYINLRDKYLDLQQENQELRQGYTGEINLRIENNALRSMLEMELREQLDLQAARVVGFYQSKWQSEVTLNAGKLQGVEEGMAVITESGLAGKVILAGDRSCRVRLINDPGSSIGARILTSRSLGVAEGSPDKRVQLNYIPRDEYVYNGDIVISSEFSQDFPQELLIGRVSQISDNIGDAYKQIEIEPFADLKSLDYVMVIKGRK; translated from the coding sequence ATGGGTTTTTTTAATAAAAGATTTAGAAACATTATTGTCCTTGGCATAATTATTATACTCTGCATAATAGTGGCTACCGCATCATTTAGGGATTCAGGTTTTATTAAGTCGGGAAAGGTGGCGGTCACTGATTTTTTCATCCCCATACAGGAAAAGCTGTTTACTTTTTTTTCACCGGTAGCCGGGTTTTTTAACAGCATAAGGGATTATATTAACCTCAGGGACAAGTATCTGGACCTGCAGCAGGAGAATCAGGAGCTGAGGCAGGGCTACACCGGGGAAATAAATTTACGGATAGAAAATAATGCTCTCAGGTCGATGCTGGAAATGGAGCTGAGGGAACAGCTGGACCTGCAGGCAGCCAGAGTTGTTGGTTTTTATCAGAGCAAGTGGCAGTCTGAGGTTACTCTTAATGCCGGAAAGCTTCAGGGAGTGGAAGAGGGCATGGCAGTTATCACTGAAAGCGGCCTGGCGGGCAAGGTGATTCTTGCCGGAGACAGAAGCTGCAGGGTCAGGCTTATCAATGACCCCGGCAGCAGTATTGGAGCCAGGATCCTTACTTCCAGGAGTCTGGGGGTGGCTGAAGGCAGCCCGGATAAAAGGGTGCAGTTAAATTATATCCCCAGGGATGAATATGTATATAATGGGGATATCGTTATAAGTTCCGAATTCAGTCAGGATTTTCCCCAAGAGTTATTGATAGGCAGGGTGAGCCAGATTTCAGATAATATCGGCGATGCCTATAAGCAGATTGAAATAGAACCTTTTGCTGATTTAAAGAGCCTGGATTATGTAATGGTAATAAAAGGCAGGAAATAG